A window from Sulfitobacter sp. OXR-159 encodes these proteins:
- a CDS encoding phospholipase D-like domain-containing protein produces MRGDLDLAKADQQHPTDAATRQSLFTDKSTWRVARAERFGLVVDAADYFRVLRKIFLGARQQLMLIGWDFDFELEMLPGESDEDGNAPDGYPNQLGAFVEAVVERTPELHVYLLKWNGAVLAAPGRLVPSLALSLFGGDRIHFALDGHHPFGACHHQKIVVADDALAFCGGIDATEDRWDTPDHLPHDPRRVRKDGSPSDPWHDATSAMSGPAAAALGELSRRRWLRATEDEIAQPKGAPKFEWPNDLPVDAEDIDVGIARTEPPFDEEPLINEIEHLYLTGIRSARDYIYIESQYLAADSVCDALKARLAEEGGPEIVIINPRDAESQLEDDAMHVLRERLVEDLKRADHQNRFRIYFPVTDEGEPIYVHAKIMIIDDHLLRLGSSNLNNRSMGFDTECDVAIERPAQVIEGFRTRLIAEHLGLPPARVAEVMAEKGSIIGAIETLNRKKGRGLRAVFRGSETVVGGFLANTRLLDPRYHPGEGTTTGRGIRPRHMALIAGGLGLAWLAWRKWGRRDPEV; encoded by the coding sequence GTGCGTGGCGATTTGGATTTAGCGAAGGCGGACCAGCAGCATCCGACTGACGCGGCAACGCGCCAGAGCCTGTTTACCGATAAGTCCACATGGCGCGTCGCGCGGGCCGAGCGATTTGGCCTTGTGGTCGATGCGGCGGATTACTTCCGTGTCTTGCGCAAGATCTTTCTCGGGGCGCGGCAGCAGTTGATGCTGATCGGTTGGGATTTCGACTTTGAACTTGAGATGCTGCCGGGCGAAAGCGATGAGGACGGCAATGCGCCGGATGGCTATCCCAATCAACTCGGCGCCTTCGTAGAGGCGGTGGTCGAGCGGACGCCGGAGTTGCATGTCTACCTGCTGAAATGGAACGGGGCCGTGCTGGCCGCGCCGGGGCGGCTGGTTCCTTCGCTGGCGCTGAGCTTGTTTGGCGGTGACCGGATCCATTTCGCTTTGGACGGGCATCACCCCTTTGGCGCCTGCCACCACCAGAAGATCGTCGTGGCCGATGACGCCTTGGCCTTTTGCGGCGGCATCGACGCGACCGAAGACCGTTGGGACACGCCCGATCACCTGCCGCATGATCCGCGCCGGGTGCGCAAAGATGGCTCTCCCTCCGACCCATGGCACGATGCCACCTCGGCGATGTCCGGCCCTGCCGCTGCGGCCTTGGGCGAACTGTCGCGCCGGCGTTGGTTGCGGGCCACGGAGGATGAGATCGCGCAGCCCAAGGGCGCGCCGAAGTTTGAATGGCCCAACGACCTGCCGGTGGATGCCGAAGACATTGATGTGGGGATCGCCCGGACCGAGCCGCCTTTCGACGAAGAGCCGCTGATCAATGAGATCGAACACCTCTACCTCACCGGGATCAGATCGGCCCGCGACTATATCTATATTGAATCGCAGTACCTCGCTGCAGACTCGGTCTGTGATGCGCTCAAAGCGCGTTTGGCCGAAGAGGGCGGGCCCGAGATCGTTATCATCAACCCGCGCGATGCGGAATCGCAGCTGGAAGATGACGCCATGCATGTCCTGCGTGAACGGCTGGTCGAAGACTTAAAGCGGGCGGATCACCAAAACCGCTTCCGCATCTACTTCCCCGTCACCGACGAGGGAGAGCCGATCTATGTGCATGCGAAGATCATGATCATCGACGACCATCTGCTGCGTCTCGGCTCCAGCAACCTCAACAACCGCTCCATGGGGTTTGACACCGAATGCGACGTGGCGATCGAGCGCCCCGCGCAGGTAATCGAAGGGTTCAGGACCCGCCTCATCGCCGAGCACTTGGGCCTGCCGCCCGCCCGTGTGGCCGAGGTGATGGCCGAAAAGGGGTCGATAATCGGGGCGATTGAAACCCTGAACCGCAAGAAAGGTCGCGGCCTGCGTGCCGTGTTCCGGGGCAGCGAAACGGTTGTCGGCGGCTTTCTGGCAAACACCCGGCTGCTTGACCCGCGCTATCATCCCGGAGAGGGCACCACGACCGGGCGCGGCATTCGCCCGCGTCACATGGCGTTGATCGCGGGGGGGCTGGGCCTTGCATGGCTGGCATGGCGCAAATGGGGCCGCCGCGATCCCGAGGTCTAA
- a CDS encoding OpgC domain-containing protein, with amino-acid sequence MPQPSTGLSPAARSLGSAPTAKPARDPRIDVFRGLALVMIFINHVPGNPYEALTIRNLGFADAAEAFFLMSGIAAGLAYTPRFIERDRLRHGLWRAVAPLWKRAWSLYLVQIMLSAVALGIFAAAFQITTEAEFLTKINMRQVFQNPTQSVIGIPLLTHQFGYVNILPAYSVLLVCAPAAIMLGLRWPRLLLALSLTLWLLTGVFRLNLPNYPNPGGWFFNPFAWQAIFVCGLLVGLSQRQGYRFFPASKALFWLSVAVLLGVLAWRYVPGLGKFLNLQMHHMREAGVPFNITSHDKTYLSAPRFIHILALGYFLSQLPSVTRLSGHQMASPFRLIGRHGLLIFASGTVLALVCQAVMMARPEAAWMPWVLPAVGTAALYGIAWTAETSRRVLTAPAAPAERNPVQDNARFAAPAAEPRP; translated from the coding sequence ATGCCCCAGCCTAGCACCGGGCTGTCGCCTGCGGCGAGATCGCTCGGCTCTGCCCCCACGGCCAAACCTGCCCGCGACCCGCGCATCGATGTGTTTCGCGGTTTGGCGTTGGTGATGATTTTCATCAACCACGTCCCCGGCAACCCCTATGAAGCTCTGACCATCCGCAACCTAGGCTTTGCCGACGCTGCAGAGGCGTTCTTTTTGATGTCGGGCATCGCGGCGGGATTGGCCTATACGCCCCGGTTCATTGAGAGAGACCGCCTGCGGCATGGCCTCTGGCGCGCGGTCGCCCCCCTGTGGAAGCGGGCATGGTCGCTCTATCTCGTGCAGATCATGCTCTCGGCCGTGGCTCTGGGCATCTTTGCCGCCGCTTTCCAGATCACGACAGAGGCCGAGTTTCTGACCAAGATCAACATGCGGCAAGTTTTTCAAAACCCGACCCAATCCGTGATTGGGATACCGCTTTTGACGCATCAGTTTGGCTATGTGAACATCCTGCCTGCCTATTCGGTCCTGCTGGTCTGTGCCCCTGCGGCGATCATGCTGGGGCTGCGCTGGCCGCGGCTGCTTTTGGCGCTGTCGCTGACCCTTTGGCTGCTGACCGGCGTTTTCCGACTGAACCTGCCGAACTACCCCAATCCGGGCGGCTGGTTCTTTAACCCTTTTGCGTGGCAGGCGATCTTTGTCTGCGGCCTGCTGGTTGGGCTCAGCCAACGGCAGGGCTATCGGTTCTTTCCCGCGTCGAAAGCGCTGTTTTGGCTGTCCGTCGCGGTGTTGCTTGGGGTGCTGGCATGGCGCTATGTGCCAGGCTTGGGCAAATTCCTGAACCTACAGATGCATCACATGCGCGAAGCCGGGGTGCCCTTCAACATCACCTCGCATGACAAGACCTATCTCTCCGCCCCGCGGTTTATCCATATTCTGGCTTTGGGATATTTTCTGTCGCAATTGCCAAGCGTGACCCGCCTCTCTGGACATCAGATGGCGAGCCCCTTCCGGCTGATTGGTCGGCATGGGCTGTTGATCTTTGCCAGCGGCACGGTGCTCGCACTGGTCTGTCAGGCGGTGATGATGGCACGGCCCGAGGCAGCTTGGATGCCATGGGTGCTGCCTGCGGTGGGAACGGCGGCCCTCTATGGGATCGCTTGGACTGCTGAGACCTCGCGGCGCGTGCTCACCGCGCCAGCGGCACCGGCAGAGCGTAACCCTGTGCAAGATAACGCGCGTTTCGCGGCACCTGCCGCTGAGCCCAGACCTTAG
- the mdoH gene encoding glucans biosynthesis glucosyltransferase MdoH, giving the protein MTLQQRQLAADGATRFARAVAVFLSLGCAALASMLLAEAAARDGFSGWDGIRALLVFATTAWLAWGASLALIGLFGGRSTAPRPALDAPQPRTVIAVPICNEDPLTTFARIAAIDRSVTRAGVMADFVVLSDTRDDALAGKEQFAFARLLRETDGQGRIFYRRRRDNAGRKAGNIEEFIRSSGGAYDLAMILDADSLMEGETIRAMIARMQADPQLGLLQTLPKIIGARSFFGRALQFASWFHGPIFTRGLARMQGPTGPFWGHNAIIRVPAFAESCGLPELSGPPPLGGHILSHDYVEAALLARAGWKVEVDETLGGSFEEGPENVLSFARRERRWCQGNLQHARLIFAPGLTGWSRFVFLQNVTAYVVSLLWAAFLITSAISTLYAPPPEYFPGPYQLFPVFPDTSTREITLLALGVLGLLVVPKLLILLHATLTKRARDFGHSLRMSLSVLTEIVLTTLLAPLMLLYHSRAVLQVLSGQDGGWPANQRNEGRLSLADGWAAGRWIVFIGAAIIAAVQWVAPDLTIWLLPVAVPMLLAPLLIAWTSRPLPRTLFAVPEDAAPLDVVAEYDSICDVWRLTWNDEHLMAKPKAADLTHAPA; this is encoded by the coding sequence ATGACACTTCAGCAAAGGCAGCTTGCGGCGGACGGGGCGACCCGTTTTGCACGGGCGGTCGCCGTCTTTTTGTCTCTCGGCTGTGCGGCCCTTGCGTCAATGCTTTTGGCCGAGGCGGCGGCGCGCGACGGGTTCAGCGGGTGGGACGGCATCCGCGCCCTGCTCGTTTTCGCGACCACGGCTTGGCTGGCTTGGGGGGCGTCATTGGCGCTGATCGGGCTTTTCGGCGGCAGATCAACGGCTCCCCGCCCCGCGCTGGACGCGCCGCAGCCGCGCACCGTGATCGCGGTACCCATCTGCAACGAAGACCCGCTGACCACTTTTGCCCGCATTGCCGCCATTGACCGTTCTGTCACCCGGGCCGGTGTGATGGCGGATTTCGTCGTTCTGTCGGACACGCGCGATGACGCACTCGCCGGGAAAGAGCAATTCGCCTTTGCCCGATTGCTGCGCGAGACAGATGGCCAAGGGCGTATTTTCTACCGCAGACGGCGCGACAATGCGGGCCGCAAGGCGGGCAATATCGAAGAGTTCATTCGCAGCTCCGGCGGGGCCTATGACCTTGCGATGATCCTTGACGCCGACAGTCTGATGGAGGGCGAGACGATCCGCGCCATGATCGCGCGGATGCAAGCCGATCCGCAACTGGGGCTGCTACAGACCCTGCCCAAGATCATCGGCGCGCGGTCTTTCTTTGGCCGGGCACTGCAATTCGCTTCGTGGTTTCATGGCCCGATCTTCACCCGTGGCCTTGCCCGTATGCAGGGCCCGACGGGGCCGTTCTGGGGCCATAACGCAATCATTCGCGTCCCCGCCTTCGCCGAAAGCTGTGGGCTGCCCGAGCTTTCCGGCCCCCCGCCCTTGGGCGGGCATATCCTCAGCCACGATTATGTCGAGGCGGCGTTGCTTGCTCGCGCCGGTTGGAAGGTCGAGGTGGATGAAACCTTGGGCGGCTCTTTCGAAGAAGGCCCTGAGAATGTCCTGTCCTTTGCGCGGCGAGAGCGGCGTTGGTGCCAAGGCAACCTGCAACATGCGCGGCTGATCTTTGCCCCCGGGCTGACGGGCTGGAGCCGGTTTGTCTTTTTGCAGAACGTCACCGCCTATGTCGTCTCGCTTCTTTGGGCGGCGTTTCTGATCACCTCGGCCATCAGCACGCTTTACGCGCCGCCGCCTGAGTATTTCCCCGGCCCCTATCAGCTTTTCCCCGTCTTCCCCGACACCAGCACGCGCGAGATCACGCTGCTGGCCTTGGGCGTTTTGGGTCTGCTGGTGGTGCCGAAGCTGCTGATCCTGCTGCACGCGACCCTGACCAAACGCGCACGCGACTTTGGCCACAGCCTGCGCATGTCGCTCTCGGTTCTGACCGAGATCGTGCTGACCACGCTTTTGGCCCCCTTGATGCTGCTCTATCACAGCCGCGCGGTGTTGCAGGTGCTCTCGGGCCAAGACGGGGGCTGGCCTGCCAACCAACGCAACGAAGGCCGGTTGAGCTTGGCGGATGGCTGGGCGGCGGGCCGGTGGATCGTTTTCATCGGCGCGGCGATCATCGCGGCGGTGCAATGGGTCGCGCCTGACCTGACGATCTGGCTGCTGCCCGTGGCGGTTCCGATGCTGTTGGCCCCGCTGCTTATCGCATGGACCTCCCGCCCCCTGCCTCGGACGCTCTTTGCCGTGCCAGAGGATGCGGCACCGCTGGATGTCGTCGCGGAATACGACAGTATCTGCGATGTCTGGCGGCTGACGTGGAATGACGAACATCTGATGGCGAAACCCAAAGCGGCGGACCTGACCCATGCCCCAGCCTAG
- a CDS encoding glucan biosynthesis protein G — translation MPLRGRAQEVPAASFTFDNLVNDMRDLAQSSYAAPKPVKGFLADLDYDAYQRIRFRPEQARWQEKGVTFRLHAFHPGWLFKEAVKINEVRGETVEPMSFTTADFEYDDAALAKSIPPNAEMPGVAGFRLHTPLNRADIFDELIVFQGASYFRALGKDTLYGLSARGLAVNTGLPEGEEFPRFSEVWLRRPEPSDSSATIYAALDSPSVTGAYRFVITPGEDTTVEVTMRLFLRKDIKQLGIAPLTSMFLHNGADKGSFDDFRPSVHDSEVLVLNAGKDATLCRPLNNPPRLASSYFGAQSPRSFGLAQRNRDFEHYLDAQAHYERRPSLMIEPMGDWGKGTVRLVEIPSDLEGNDNIVAYWIPEGETRAGDELAYDYRMHWGMNPPGATPQTLGRVVRLRSGHGGVAGVEADTETRKFVIDFAGGQLSDMPSDAELQPIASAQNGEIVEAILSRVDGRDEWRLVLELRAAPDAIVEIKAVLSGYDRNLTETWVYQWINA, via the coding sequence ATGCCGCTGCGCGGTCGCGCGCAAGAGGTGCCTGCCGCCTCCTTCACATTCGACAATCTGGTCAATGACATGCGGGACTTGGCGCAGTCGTCCTATGCGGCTCCGAAGCCGGTAAAAGGATTCCTCGCCGATCTTGATTACGACGCTTACCAACGGATTCGATTCCGACCCGAACAGGCGCGCTGGCAGGAAAAGGGCGTTACCTTTAGGTTGCACGCCTTCCACCCCGGCTGGCTGTTCAAAGAAGCGGTGAAGATCAACGAGGTCCGGGGCGAGACGGTCGAGCCCATGAGCTTTACCACCGCGGATTTTGAGTATGACGACGCGGCGCTTGCCAAGTCGATCCCCCCCAATGCCGAGATGCCGGGCGTTGCCGGTTTCCGTCTGCACACCCCGCTCAACCGCGCCGATATTTTCGATGAATTGATCGTCTTCCAAGGCGCGAGCTATTTCCGCGCTCTGGGGAAAGACACGCTTTATGGACTGAGCGCGCGTGGCCTTGCCGTCAATACCGGCCTGCCCGAAGGCGAAGAGTTCCCCCGTTTCAGCGAGGTCTGGCTGCGCCGCCCCGAACCGAGCGATAGCAGCGCCACGATCTATGCCGCACTCGACAGCCCCTCGGTGACCGGGGCCTATAGGTTCGTGATCACACCGGGCGAGGACACCACCGTCGAGGTTACCATGCGGCTGTTCCTGCGCAAAGACATCAAGCAACTTGGCATCGCGCCGCTGACTTCGATGTTCCTGCACAATGGCGCGGACAAGGGCAGCTTTGACGATTTCCGTCCCTCGGTTCACGACAGCGAAGTCTTGGTGCTGAACGCGGGCAAGGATGCGACCCTTTGCCGCCCGCTGAACAATCCGCCGCGTTTGGCGAGTTCCTATTTCGGGGCGCAGAGCCCGCGCTCCTTCGGGCTGGCACAGCGCAACCGGGACTTTGAGCATTACCTCGATGCGCAGGCCCATTACGAACGGCGCCCCTCGCTGATGATCGAACCCATGGGCGACTGGGGCAAGGGCACGGTGCGACTGGTCGAAATCCCCTCCGATCTGGAGGGCAATGACAACATCGTCGCCTATTGGATTCCCGAGGGCGAAACCCGGGCCGGGGATGAATTGGCCTATGATTACCGCATGCACTGGGGGATGAACCCACCGGGCGCGACCCCGCAGACCCTTGGCCGCGTGGTGCGGCTGCGCTCGGGCCACGGCGGGGTTGCGGGTGTTGAGGCAGATACCGAGACCCGCAAATTCGTCATCGACTTCGCCGGCGGACAACTGAGCGATATGCCAAGCGACGCAGAGTTGCAGCCGATCGCCAGCGCGCAGAACGGCGAAATCGTCGAGGCGATCCTGAGCCGGGTAGATGGCAGAGACGAATGGCGGCTGGTGCTGGAACTACGTGCAGCGCCTGACGCCATCGTCGAGATCAAGGCAGTTCTATCGGGATATGACCGCAATCTTACAGAGACATGGGTGTACCAATGGATCAACGCATGA
- a CDS encoding Ldh family oxidoreductase, with protein sequence MTDTTLSHDALNGIVLQIFQGAGLSPQNAAALARVIVAGEGDACKSHGIYRIEGCLRTIKAGKVVPDAVPQVHQDDSAIVRVNAGGGFSNAAFDAGAPVLAERCRTTGIAAMVINDCTHFAALWPEIETLTDMGLAAMAMCPSYASVAPSGGTDPLMGTNPFAFGWPRAEGNPYVFDFATSVAARGEIELHRRAGTPLPEGWAVAPDGAPTTDPEAALAGAMLPFGGHKGSAISTMIELLAGVMIGDLTSPEARDALGSLTLAPAHGELIIAFDPAKFAAGRSGDPFARAETLFAAIMGQGARLPSQRRFKARAETRAKGIPLTEAERQSLERLLANGLDAV encoded by the coding sequence ATGACCGATACGACCCTGTCCCACGACGCCCTAAACGGAATTGTCTTGCAGATTTTCCAAGGCGCGGGCCTGTCGCCGCAGAATGCCGCCGCCCTCGCGCGGGTGATCGTTGCGGGCGAAGGCGATGCCTGCAAATCCCATGGCATCTACCGGATCGAAGGCTGCCTGCGCACGATCAAGGCGGGCAAAGTGGTGCCTGATGCGGTGCCGCAGGTGCACCAAGATGACAGCGCCATTGTGCGCGTAAATGCGGGCGGCGGCTTTTCCAACGCTGCATTCGACGCGGGCGCGCCGGTGCTGGCAGAGCGTTGCCGCACGACCGGGATCGCCGCCATGGTGATCAACGATTGCACCCATTTCGCCGCCCTCTGGCCCGAGATTGAGACGTTGACCGATATGGGCCTCGCCGCCATGGCGATGTGCCCCAGCTATGCCAGCGTGGCCCCGTCGGGCGGCACCGACCCCTTGATGGGGACCAACCCTTTCGCCTTTGGCTGGCCACGGGCAGAGGGCAACCCTTACGTCTTCGACTTCGCCACCAGCGTCGCCGCCCGAGGAGAGATCGAACTTCACCGCCGCGCGGGCACGCCCCTGCCCGAAGGCTGGGCCGTCGCGCCCGACGGCGCGCCCACAACCGATCCCGAAGCCGCCCTTGCCGGGGCCATGCTGCCCTTTGGCGGACATAAGGGATCCGCCATTTCCACCATGATCGAACTTCTCGCCGGGGTGATGATCGGCGACCTGACCAGCCCAGAGGCGCGCGACGCCTTGGGCTCTCTCACCCTCGCGCCGGCGCATGGTGAGTTGATCATCGCCTTCGACCCGGCAAAGTTTGCCGCTGGCCGCTCCGGCGATCCCTTTGCGCGGGCGGAAACGCTCTTTGCCGCGATCATGGGCCAAGGGGCGCGGCTGCCCTCGCAGCGCCGGTTCAAGGCCCGCGCTGAAACCCGCGCAAAGGGGATTCCCCTGACGGAGGCGGAAAGGCAAAGCCTAGAGCGCCTGTTGGCCAACGGGCTCGACGCAGTTTGA
- a CDS encoding efflux RND transporter permease subunit, which translates to MSAPPSDEGAPPPATASGTALFVRRPILAFVLNALIVLAGIAALFGAEVRELPNVDRPVVTVTTTFSGASPESVDQELTGRIEGAVGRVSGVRAISSNSRFGRSRVTLEFNDSTDIDVAATDVRDAVARIVNQLPEGSEQPQIVKADANAQPVMRIAVTSMGRSPQELTKLVQDRVEDRLISVNGVADLQVYGDREPFFRVDIDQLELASRGLTLGDIQRALADVAYDTPAGDLAGDRQSINVRTTASVATTQAFEAMEIKENVRLGDVATVTLGPADGETILRANGQLGLGIGIIRQATSNTLEISRDVRAVVAELNETLPQDVRIFVTSDDATFISGSIREVLSTLAFAVGIVVAVIFIFLRDFRATLIPALTLPVALIGTLAAIYLVGFSINILTLLALVLATGMVVDDAIVVLENIVRQRAAGMGPRAAAVLGTSQVFFAVVTTTATLAAVFIPLSFLPGQAGGLFREFGFTLAIAVMLSSVVALSLCPVLASRLLTKPVAENPRGPVVALGNALFRLYAATLKGALAMPYVVVLIAAFVALTAVLVAGEIRQELTPREDRAVALLSVSAPQGVSLDYTQAKMREIEDLITPLQEAGEVTNIFSITGFGADNRGFMVFTLAGWEDRARSQDEIVGQINGKLRGIVGVRAFAIQPNSLGIRGAGRGLSFAITGNNYEQLSQVAQAMVDRLSTNPAMGQVRLEYERTQPQLFVQIDRTLAADLGVDITGLGQALQAMLDGREVASVFIDDTSYGVQMLSTSDPVNDPRDLENVFVQSGNGQMISLASFVTLEERAVAPELDREGQNRSVEISAGLTPGLSLGDALAQVRTVGQEVLDDENLIVPLAEAAALDQTSSGLFVTFGFAILVVFLVLAAQFESFVSAIVVMATVPLGLACAIFALLMTGQSLNVYSQIGLVMLIGIMAKNGILIVEFANQLRDKGADIHDAIFGASTIRLRPVMMTMTSTVLGGVPLILSSGAGAEAREALGWVIVGGLGMATLSTLYLTPVAYFLLARFTTPKAAEEARLQAELSEAQLV; encoded by the coding sequence ATGAGCGCCCCGCCCTCTGATGAAGGCGCCCCGCCGCCTGCCACCGCGTCGGGCACAGCGCTTTTCGTACGGCGGCCTATCCTCGCCTTTGTGCTGAACGCGCTGATCGTGCTGGCGGGGATTGCCGCGCTTTTTGGCGCCGAGGTGCGTGAGCTTCCCAATGTCGACCGGCCCGTCGTTACCGTCACCACGACATTCTCGGGCGCGTCCCCGGAATCCGTTGATCAGGAATTGACGGGGCGGATCGAAGGGGCGGTGGGCCGCGTCTCGGGTGTGCGGGCGATTTCTTCAAACTCTCGCTTTGGGCGCAGCCGGGTCACGCTTGAGTTCAACGACAGCACGGATATCGACGTGGCTGCGACCGATGTGCGCGACGCGGTGGCGCGGATCGTGAACCAACTGCCCGAGGGTTCCGAACAGCCGCAGATCGTTAAAGCCGACGCCAACGCCCAGCCGGTGATGCGTATCGCCGTGACCTCCATGGGCCGCTCGCCTCAAGAGTTGACCAAACTGGTGCAGGACCGCGTCGAAGACCGGCTGATCTCGGTCAACGGGGTGGCGGATTTGCAGGTCTATGGCGACCGCGAACCGTTTTTCCGCGTCGATATTGATCAGTTGGAACTGGCCAGCCGGGGCCTGACCTTGGGCGACATCCAGCGCGCCTTGGCCGATGTCGCCTATGACACGCCTGCGGGTGATCTGGCCGGGGACCGGCAGTCGATCAACGTGCGCACCACCGCCAGTGTCGCGACCACGCAGGCCTTTGAGGCGATGGAGATCAAAGAGAATGTCCGGCTCGGCGATGTGGCCACCGTGACGCTCGGCCCCGCCGATGGTGAGACGATCCTGCGGGCCAATGGGCAGTTGGGTCTGGGCATCGGCATCATCCGACAGGCGACCTCGAACACGCTTGAGATTTCGCGCGATGTGCGCGCCGTGGTGGCAGAGTTGAACGAGACGTTGCCCCAAGACGTGCGGATTTTCGTGACCTCGGATGATGCGACCTTTATCTCTGGCTCGATCCGCGAGGTGCTGTCGACGCTGGCCTTTGCCGTGGGCATCGTGGTGGCGGTGATCTTTATCTTCCTGCGCGATTTCCGCGCCACGCTGATCCCGGCGCTGACCCTACCCGTGGCGCTGATCGGCACTTTGGCGGCGATCTATCTGGTCGGGTTTTCGATCAACATCCTGACCCTTTTGGCACTGGTTCTGGCCACTGGCATGGTCGTGGATGATGCGATTGTGGTGCTAGAGAACATCGTGCGCCAGCGCGCGGCGGGGATGGGGCCTCGGGCGGCGGCGGTGCTGGGCACTTCGCAGGTGTTCTTTGCCGTGGTCACCACCACGGCCACGCTGGCGGCGGTCTTTATCCCGCTGTCGTTCCTGCCCGGTCAGGCGGGCGGGCTGTTTCGGGAGTTTGGCTTTACCCTCGCCATCGCGGTGATGCTGTCCTCGGTGGTGGCGCTGAGCCTTTGTCCGGTGCTGGCCAGCCGTCTGCTGACCAAACCAGTGGCAGAAAACCCGCGCGGCCCTGTCGTGGCGCTTGGCAATGCGTTGTTTCGGCTCTACGCCGCGACCCTCAAAGGGGCGCTGGCGATGCCCTATGTCGTGGTGCTGATCGCGGCCTTTGTGGCGTTGACGGCAGTGCTGGTGGCGGGCGAAATTCGCCAAGAGTTGACCCCGCGCGAAGATCGCGCTGTGGCCTTGCTCAGTGTCTCGGCCCCGCAGGGCGTCTCGCTCGATTACACCCAAGCCAAGATGCGCGAGATCGAAGACTTGATCACCCCGCTGCAAGAGGCGGGAGAGGTGACGAACATCTTCTCCATCACCGGGTTTGGCGCGGATAATCGCGGGTTCATGGTCTTCACCCTTGCCGGATGGGAAGACCGCGCGCGCAGCCAAGATGAGATCGTGGGGCAGATCAACGGCAAGCTGCGCGGCATCGTCGGCGTGCGGGCTTTTGCGATCCAGCCCAACTCCCTCGGTATTCGCGGCGCGGGGCGGGGGCTGTCTTTCGCGATCACGGGCAACAATTATGAGCAACTGTCGCAGGTCGCGCAGGCCATGGTGGACCGGCTGAGCACGAACCCCGCGATGGGCCAAGTGCGGCTGGAATATGAGCGCACGCAGCCGCAGCTTTTCGTGCAGATCGACCGGACGCTCGCGGCTGATTTGGGCGTCGACATCACCGGGCTGGGCCAAGCCTTGCAAGCCATGCTCGATGGGCGCGAGGTGGCATCGGTCTTTATCGACGACACCAGCTACGGCGTGCAGATGTTGTCGACCTCGGACCCGGTGAACGACCCGCGCGACCTTGAGAACGTCTTTGTTCAGTCGGGCAACGGGCAGATGATTTCGCTGGCAAGTTTTGTCACCCTCGAAGAACGTGCGGTCGCCCCTGAGCTGGACCGGGAGGGGCAGAACCGCTCGGTCGAGATCTCAGCCGGGCTGACGCCGGGCCTGTCGCTGGGCGATGCACTGGCGCAGGTGCGGACGGTCGGCCAAGAGGTGCTGGACGACGAAAACCTGATCGTCCCCTTGGCCGAAGCCGCCGCATTGGATCAAACCAGTTCCGGGCTGTTCGTGACCTTCGGCTTTGCGATCCTTGTGGTTTTCCTTGTCCTCGCTGCGCAGTTCGAGAGTTTCGTCTCTGCCATCGTGGTGATGGCCACGGTGCCATTGGGCCTTGCCTGCGCGATTTTCGCGCTGCTGATGACGGGGCAAAGTCTGAACGTCTATAGCCAGATCGGGCTGGTCATGCTGATCGGGATCATGGCCAAAAACGGAATTTTGATCGTCGAATTTGCCAACCAGTTGCGCGATAAGGGGGCGGATATTCACGATGCGATCTTCGGGGCCTCTACCATCCGTCTGCGCCCGGTGATGATGACGATGACCTCGACCGTGCTGGGGGGCGTGCCGCTGATCCTGTCCTCGGGCGCGGGGGCCGAGGCGCGCGAGGCGCTCGGCTGGGTGATTGTCGGCGGCTTGGGCATGGCCACGCTTTCGACGCTCTATCTTACGCCCGTCGCCTATTTCTTGCTGGCACGTTTCACCACGCCCAAAGCCGCCGAAGAAGCCCGCCTTCAGGCCGAATTGTCAGAGGCGCAATTGGTCTGA